The following proteins are co-located in the Haloplanus sp. HW8-1 genome:
- a CDS encoding NAD(P)/FAD-dependent oxidoreductase gives MTSQVVVLGSGYAGAGAVTRFEEVADGSAELTWISEHDYHLVLHEAHRVIRDTSVASKISIPVDEIKSPETTFRQGHVTGIDVDEREIHLQDDEPVPYDYLLVALGSRTAFYGIEGLKEHSRTLKSLDDAREVHRDVADAAADATRSDPAQVVVGGAGLSGIQSAGEIAAYRDEHRAPIDVTLVEGLDEVFPGNDPELQGALRKRLEAAGIDIMCGEFVSKVDEETIYVGGGEEADPTELDYDVFLWTGGITGQDEIADAEIDKDDRSNRVYADRDFQTSDERVFAIGDTALVEQGPEEFAPPTAQAAWQAAEVAGENLVRAAKGQSLRTWTHDDKGTLVSVGDEAVAHGVDLLPVNTFGGIGAELLKKAVAARWIADVSSVGRAIDAWSDM, from the coding sequence ATGACCTCTCAGGTCGTCGTTCTCGGGTCCGGGTACGCCGGTGCCGGTGCCGTCACTCGCTTCGAAGAAGTAGCGGACGGTAGCGCCGAACTGACCTGGATCTCCGAGCACGACTATCATCTCGTTCTCCACGAGGCCCACCGCGTGATCCGCGATACGAGCGTCGCCTCCAAGATCTCCATTCCCGTCGACGAGATCAAATCTCCGGAGACGACCTTCCGGCAGGGGCACGTCACGGGTATCGACGTCGACGAACGGGAGATTCACCTGCAAGACGACGAACCGGTTCCCTACGACTATCTGCTCGTCGCCCTCGGGAGTCGCACGGCGTTCTACGGCATCGAGGGACTGAAAGAACACTCCCGCACGCTCAAGAGCCTCGACGACGCCCGGGAAGTCCATCGCGACGTGGCCGACGCGGCCGCCGACGCCACCCGCTCCGACCCCGCACAGGTGGTCGTCGGCGGGGCCGGTCTCTCCGGTATCCAGTCGGCAGGCGAGATCGCCGCCTACCGGGACGAACACCGCGCGCCGATCGACGTGACCCTCGTCGAAGGGCTCGACGAGGTGTTCCCGGGCAACGATCCCGAACTCCAGGGGGCTCTCCGCAAGCGCCTCGAAGCCGCCGGCATCGACATCATGTGCGGCGAGTTCGTCTCGAAAGTCGACGAAGAGACGATTTACGTGGGCGGCGGCGAGGAAGCGGATCCGACCGAACTCGACTACGACGTGTTCCTCTGGACCGGCGGCATCACCGGCCAGGACGAGATCGCCGACGCCGAGATCGACAAGGACGACCGGAGCAACCGGGTATACGCCGATCGCGACTTCCAGACGAGCGACGAGCGGGTATTCGCCATCGGTGATACGGCCCTCGTCGAGCAGGGCCCCGAGGAGTTCGCCCCACCGACGGCACAGGCCGCCTGGCAGGCCGCCGAGGTCGCCGGCGAGAACCTCGTTCGCGCCGCCAAGGGGCAGTCGCTCCGGACGTGGACTCACGACGACAAGGGGACGCTCGTCTCCGTTGGCGACGAGGCGGTCGCCCACGGCGTCGATCTCCTCCCGGTCAACACCTTCGGCGGCATCGGCGCCGAACTGCTGAAGAAGGCGGTCGCCGCGCGCTGGATCGCCGACGTCTCCTCCGTCGGCCGGGCCATCGACGCCTGGTCGGACATGTAG
- a CDS encoding Rrf2 family transcriptional regulator, whose amino-acid sequence MSSIELTSSQRTILTALINLHRETEDAVKGEDIAEEVDRNPGTIRNQMQSLKALQLVEGVPGPKGGYKPTANAYEALDVDQMDEPAAVPLLHNGEPVDTANVGEIDLSSVHHPDLCRAEIHVQGSVREFHEGDEVRVGPTPLSKLVIDGTVDGKDDTENILILRIDDMRAPAEQPEH is encoded by the coding sequence ATGTCATCAATCGAACTGACGTCGAGCCAGAGGACGATCCTCACGGCCCTGATCAACCTCCATCGCGAAACCGAGGACGCGGTCAAAGGCGAGGACATCGCCGAGGAAGTCGACCGAAACCCCGGCACCATTCGCAACCAGATGCAGAGCCTGAAGGCCCTCCAACTCGTCGAGGGTGTACCGGGACCGAAGGGCGGGTACAAGCCGACGGCCAACGCCTACGAGGCCCTCGACGTGGACCAGATGGACGAACCCGCGGCCGTCCCGCTGCTCCACAACGGTGAGCCCGTCGACACCGCGAACGTGGGCGAGATCGACCTCTCGTCGGTTCACCACCCCGACCTCTGTCGCGCGGAGATTCACGTCCAGGGTTCCGTCCGTGAGTTCCACGAGGGTGACGAGGTTCGTGTCGGCCCCACCCCGCTCTCGAAACTCGTCATCGACGGGACGGTGGACGGCAAGGACGACACCGAAAACATCCTGATCCTACGCATCGACGACATGCGAGCACCCGCGGAACAGCCGGAACACTAG
- a CDS encoding nucleoside phosphorylase codes for MTDDSGQQYHLDVAPGDVAETVLLPGDPDRVDVVTDHWDEAERVASHREYRTATGTYEGAPLSVTSTGIGSPSASIAVEELARVGAETFLRVGSCGAIHPEIGVGDLVITTGAVRGEGTSEEYVREEYPAVADHAVVSALIAAAERLGYDYHCGVTLSTDSFYAGQARPGFEGFEAAGSETLLDDLRTANVKNIEMEASAVLTLANLYGLRAGAVCTVFANRTTGEFRTEGEGRAAAVGSLAAALLHEMDGRREEADAGAWHAGLSL; via the coding sequence ATGACAGACGATAGCGGCCAGCAGTACCACCTCGACGTCGCTCCTGGCGACGTGGCGGAGACGGTGTTGTTGCCTGGCGACCCGGACCGCGTCGACGTCGTCACCGACCACTGGGACGAGGCCGAACGGGTCGCGAGCCACCGTGAGTACCGCACTGCGACGGGAACGTACGAGGGCGCGCCGCTCTCGGTTACCTCGACGGGGATCGGCAGTCCGTCCGCCTCCATCGCCGTCGAGGAACTCGCTCGCGTCGGCGCGGAGACGTTCCTCCGGGTGGGGTCCTGTGGAGCCATCCACCCGGAGATTGGCGTCGGTGATCTGGTCATCACGACGGGTGCCGTCCGTGGCGAAGGGACGAGCGAGGAGTACGTCCGTGAGGAGTACCCCGCCGTCGCCGATCACGCGGTCGTCTCGGCGCTGATCGCGGCCGCCGAACGCCTCGGCTACGACTACCACTGCGGCGTCACCCTCAGTACGGACAGTTTCTACGCGGGGCAGGCCCGCCCGGGATTCGAGGGCTTCGAGGCGGCCGGGAGCGAGACGTTGCTCGACGACCTTCGGACCGCGAACGTCAAGAACATCGAGATGGAGGCAAGCGCCGTGTTGACGCTCGCGAACCTCTACGGGCTTCGAGCGGGCGCGGTGTGCACCGTCTTCGCCAACCGGACGACCGGCGAGTTCCGCACCGAAGGGGAGGGTCGGGCCGCGGCGGTCGGCAGCCTGGCCGCCGCGCTCCTCCACGAGATGGACGGCCGCCGCGAGGAGGCCGACGCCGGCGCGTGGCACGCCGGCCTCTCGCTGTAA
- a CDS encoding NAD-dependent epimerase/dehydratase family protein, producing MNGKRVLVTGGAGFIGSNLANRLATDNEVIALDDCHLGTPENLDGVDENGDSTGEGGVEFVDGSVLDDDLPTDVDVVFHLAAYSSYTMVEENKREATRVNVEGFVNTVEQAREDGCDTVVYATTSSIYGSRTEPSPEDMPVEARTCYEASKLARERYGEYFGHHYDMTLAGLRFFSVYQGYGGAEEHKGEYANTIAQFADAIANGEAPVLFGDGSQTRDFTHVDDVVRAIELAADHELQGIYNVGTGESYTFNTMVEMINDELGTDVNPEYVENPLEVYVHDTMADATKLREATGWEPEIDFEEGVARVCAPYTG from the coding sequence ATGAACGGAAAGCGAGTCCTCGTCACGGGCGGTGCGGGATTCATCGGATCGAACCTGGCCAATCGCCTCGCGACCGACAACGAGGTCATCGCCCTCGACGACTGCCATCTCGGGACGCCGGAGAACCTCGACGGTGTCGACGAGAACGGCGACTCGACCGGCGAGGGCGGCGTCGAGTTCGTCGACGGGAGCGTCCTCGACGACGACCTGCCCACCGACGTCGACGTCGTCTTCCACCTCGCGGCGTACTCCTCGTATACGATGGTCGAGGAGAACAAACGCGAGGCCACCCGCGTCAACGTCGAGGGGTTCGTCAACACGGTCGAACAGGCCCGCGAGGACGGCTGTGACACCGTGGTCTACGCGACCACCTCCTCGATTTACGGCTCCCGGACCGAACCCTCGCCCGAGGACATGCCGGTCGAGGCCCGCACCTGCTACGAGGCGTCGAAACTCGCGCGGGAGCGCTACGGCGAGTACTTCGGCCACCACTACGACATGACCCTCGCCGGCCTGCGCTTTTTCTCGGTGTACCAGGGCTACGGCGGCGCCGAGGAACACAAAGGCGAGTACGCCAACACGATCGCACAGTTCGCCGACGCCATCGCCAACGGCGAGGCGCCGGTGCTGTTCGGCGATGGCTCCCAGACCCGGGATTTCACCCACGTCGACGACGTGGTCCGGGCCATCGAACTCGCCGCCGACCACGAGTTGCAGGGCATCTACAACGTCGGCACCGGCGAGAGCTACACCTTCAACACGATGGTCGAGATGATCAACGACGAACTCGGGACGGACGTCAACCCCGAGTACGTCGAGAACCCCCTAGAGGTGTACGTCCACGACACCATGGCCGACGCCACCAAGCTCCGGGAGGCAACCGGCTGGGAACCCGAAATCGACTTCGAGGAGGGCGTCGCCCGCGTCTGTGCGCCCTACACGGGCTGA